The Musa acuminata AAA Group cultivar baxijiao chromosome BXJ3-6, Cavendish_Baxijiao_AAA, whole genome shotgun sequence region AGTGGTTGAATTGAAGTtagcaaaatttacatatttgtgTTCTTACTGCAATTTTTATCGTCTGGACTCATTTACGTGTTGGAGTGCCAGATTAAGGTCGTTATTCTTTGCCGCAAGCAACGCAAAGATTCTATAACTTGTTACCAAATGGTCTTTTTGTcatgatttctcaaaatttaagTTTTGTTGACAGGAACCCATATGAAGTTCATTGCTTATATACTTTTGTCATGTACAGACTTTTGTTGATTGAACCTCTAGTTTTTGTTGGCAATTATAATCATTGGCAATCTCAACTGAACTTTTGAATGGAGTCTATTTACCCTTTTCATCAAACTATACACATTTATATTTGCAAATAATGATATTGTTGCTAGGTGTGAATTGTTGAGTATGGTGAAGAAACATTCAAACCTACTGGGTGATTCAGTACATGATGAACAGGATGCTTCAGATGTTGTAATGGACAACGAGTTCTGGCATGAGGTCCTGGATCTGTATTTTATACGTGGGAGGGTATCAAAGGGACGTGAAGAGGATGACCTTGTGTTTTTTGTGAGAAAGATGGTAATGTTCAATTACCTGAGATGATTCGAGCGTATGTAATGTTTTCTCCATGTCCCTTCTCCATTATTGTGCCCAACTGTTCTTTTTGTCTTTACTTCCAGAATTTACATGGATATGGATATAGTGATGATGTGGAAGATGGTTCTCCTTTCTTTGTCCGTAGATGGGCCCCCAGGGTAACTAACATGTAGTTCAATTTTCTTATATATTGTGCTTGCCGTAGCTGTGAAGTTCTGTAAACTTTCATAGTTCCCTGTAGTTCATTTTGGTGGATGATTTAATAACCAAACCTAAGATTTTCAGTTGAACTTAATCATTCAAAAATACAACTTTATATAGCACTCATTTACATTACTTCAGGTCCTTTTGTGACCTGGAAATGCTCAAGTGCATACATATTTCTTCAGTTTCATGTAATATGTGCTTTTGCATTTGAAAATTAGAATATCACCGTTTTCCACATTGTAGTTACTAGGTTGTCAAACATGATTTTGATTCTGTGGATTGCATCAGGAACTTGAGGAACTTTGTGTAAGAACAACTTCACAAGTTCATCATCTTTCCATTGCTTTAATTTCTTTTGACTTAAATTGGAATTATAGTTGGTTAGGTTTTGACTTTTTTTGATAAATGGTTTTATTTAATGTTCTAAATCTCAATGGAAGTCCATATGACATATGCAGATTAATGGATGCACTTTTGAGTTTCAACATGGCATGCCTTTAAAAATAGAGTGAATATTGAACTGACAGGAACACTGTTAGTATGTTTTACTATGAAATATAACCACATAAATTTCTTGATCTTAATGTGCTGCAGTTGGAGAAAGTAGTTGGTGAAGATTCTGCATGTGTGGATTGGAGACGTTCCTTTTACTTAAATTTGATTGCCCACACATCATATACTGTCACAGTTGCAATTTGCAGgtacctttcttttgacttacTTTTGaaaatgatagtatttttctTGTGGCAATAGAAACTTATTGTTATTGGTAAATGATCCCATTTGTTTACTGTCTGAACTTATATTCATCGATTTATTAGCCTTTCTACCTGCTttataagaaatcaaatcaataaTGAATTAGCCTTTTCGATTTTCTAGTGTCACTTAGTGAATGCAGACTCTAATTTGTTTAATATGCATTTTTCTTCTCTCATGTGTCCCTAGCACATGTATGCTTTCACTCTGATCTTTTGTCTTAAAAGTCTGTTGTAGCTTGTTGTTAAGGATTATTAGTTGTAGCTTGTTGTTAGGGATAAGTACAGTCTTTCACTCGGAGAAAAGCTTGATGTCCTCTTGATGTTGATTTTTGTGGGATTCTGTAACTGCTTATGCCTGATACAGAATACTCTTGTCTATTGTTTTGTGTGTCCAACCTAATTAAGAACAGAATACGGACATTCTTTTAGGTTTCTAATGTGTTTTTTGAATATATGAATTACCTGGATTGGCTATGTAATATTTTCACCCGTATGCAAAATGATGGTCGTAAGTTGATCTCCAAATCTTTTGATTCAAGTTGTGTAGTAAATGAGATTGCCCAGTTAGGGTAAAAAGAGAAGACTTTACAGTTTACAGAGTTACCCTGATGCTTACTGATCCTAAAGAACTGAATTTACTTGGAAACCTATAAAGATTGTTGTGGAATTGCTCCAAGAAAATGATTAGACAATAATGCATTCTAATACTACATCTGAAGAACTGAAGTTGGAATTTTAGATGTTAATCATTCTATTTTCtcaaccatattagattcatgaaGATTCTTGTCTTTTGCTTTTATTTGGTAATTCACTGTCAGTAAACAAGATCTGGAGCAACGTCAAAGTGGGCAGGACATATCACTTTCACCAATATATAAGGTATTTATACCAATGAACTCTCTCTCTATCACACGTGCTCATATGTTtaacttgatgattttttttctgcAAAAAGTTGATTAACATCTTGGGATTAACTTTTATTCAAATTAATTAATACTTGATTTATTCAAATAAATTCTTTGTCTTCTGAAAGAAAGATTGCATGCTTTTTCAAATTTTGTTGATATATTCATGAAAAAGAAATGTCACTAAACCACACTTGTGGATACTCTCAAAGAATGGAAGTGTTAGACTagtgcatattttcattttttaaacaAATCCTTACCTTTTTTTGGCACTGGGAATTCACTGTTTTACATGTTTTGTAAATACTTACCATTATTTATTTGGGAAAAATGTATTTGGTCATGAATTTCAATCTCTTTACTTCCATCTAGTCCAACTAGAATGTAATTCTAAAGTCAATTTGTTAACAAATTATAAtttcaattattttattattgtttcataattttcttatttctattCCCTTGTTTCTGAATTTTTATGTTTGGCTTGACATGGCTTGTTTTCTGATTGGAAGTTGAAAATGGTTCTGCATCTTTAAAATCATTCTGAGCTTCAATTGCCTAAGCTTACAACAGTTCAGATTAAATAAATTTGTGTTGAGGCCAACTGGTCTATCATGTTATGGAACATCACCAAATTTTCTAAACTAAACACACTTTATAAATTTTCGTTTACACACATTAATTAGTCACACGTTATATGACCACTTTTTCATAGGAGAAATGTCAGAGGTTAGGAATGTTCATTTTGGTGCTTGGACATTTATTGTTGATCATGTTAAATAAGTTGTGTCTTGCTTTGCATCCTTTTAAGTTTATTACGCTTTGTGTGTCTATGTGCTAATAAGACTAAAGAGGGATATATATGCAAAATGAAACCAGTAGGCATATGTATGTGATAATCCAACACATCATTAACTTTTCAGGAAATGACTAGAATTTATATTAACATAGAAAGGCCTCTAATTATAGCCATTCTTTCAAGTTTCAACCATGTTTTGCATATCTTGGCCAATCATCCTAGGGTCAAATACCAATTTTGAGTTTCTTTTGTCATTGTTTCTTATTTATTGAAAGTGAGTGTTATCCATTGCCTGTTGAATATTTTGTTTTCCCCTTAATCATACAATTACTGGATCAGGTTGTAAAGACTGTTTATGCATCGCCAAGCCGTGTTGATTTTCAGTTGGACCATAAAAAGGTTAGTCCTATAATTGTCAGGTTCAGTCCCTATCTTTTCTTCTTCTAATATCCATCTATCTTTTTTCAGGCTGCAGAAACTTTACCTGCATACCCAAATATCTGTTTTTcagttgatgattttgatgacacTTTTGATGCTGTGGTAATATGTcttaatttgtttttgagaaaatTTCAGTTATTTTTATTCTAAGCTCATTGTCATGCTCTGATGAATTCAATTTTCAGCACTAGTTCCATGTCCTTATATAGGTTCCCTTGTGAAAAAGATGGTGGTGATGTGTAGTTCTAGAAGCTTATCATTTTCTCGACTGATTTTGTCACATTTAATTCTTGTTCAACTAGATTATGAAGGCTACATTGGTTatcatttcaaatttattttatttgttcaATCATTGAGGTCAATTCATTTAAGTTAATAAAAAGCTAGGTTTTCCTTTTGACCACTGATGTTATTCATTTTGTGAACTTCATTGTATATTTATCACCAATAAATCCCCAAATATTTGGGAAATTATGGCGTATTTTTGTtggtattattaattatttttaggagAAGTTTATTGGTAAAAAATGTTGGAAATAAAAATGTCCATAATATATTTTAGATTGGTGAGTCATGTTGCTTTCACATGAGAACAAAAGGTCAGGCTTTAGGAGGTTTCGTTTAATTTCATTCTTATACATCCTAGAAAAAGTTTGTGCCAACAATGGAATTGACTTTGTGGTCCTGGTCCAGGCCCAAACAGTTACAGGTCTTGTATGAATCagcataccaacacatggtatgctGGTTTGTACAATGgtaccaaaagaaaaaaagacttgGATTGGTATAGGTCTTTTACATATTGGTTGACACAAACATGGTTTGTCAGTACGTATCGCAGTTACAGGAAAAAGgtccaaaattttaaaaataaaaactctaatttatttcttttatcatATATTCTTGACAAATACGATCAATTACAATAGTGATCATGTGATTTTAATTTAGATTACAATAAAATACAATatagaaacatatatatatatatatatatatatatatatatatatatatatatataggattgaAAGTAGTATCTTAAAGAATACATATACACAGAAAGAAGTTTAATGAGTTAGATATAAAACTGAACATATATTTGCTCTTTCCACAGTAAGTGATAGGTGAATCGGGGTCCTCAGTATGGTGAAAATGGAGATTAATATAGTGCATCTATAAGACCGATGAATAGAACTGCTACTATGAGATCTAATACTGGTAAATAATGTGACACTGATGCAATAGTGTGTTAGTAGTCAGTGCCGTCGATTTACGTGGATCTGGGTAGATTAGCACAGATCTAGGCAAGATCCTCAGGGATCAATGCTAGATTCATTCTGATTTACAAGAATCTAGACCTTTAAATCAAGCCCAAGATTagatttaaataaaaatgatcTAGGCTAAGGATGGAACAGTACCTATGAATCCTAACTAATTGCTTGAGATACGCTTAGAGATTGGGTTCTGGTTTACCTTGATTTGAGGAGAAATCAGATTGGGTTTTTGAATCAATCTTCTTGAGCAAAGAGCCCTCCCTTAATGTTCTTTAATAATTTTGGAAGAGAGTTGACAGAGATTTAGAAGAGATTTGTGAGTAAAGGAAAGGGAGGCAGCTTTAAACCTGCAATGGATCTCTTTGGATTGGTCCAAACTGAGAAGGCTTATCGTCTCGACTCTGGTGTAGACCCATGTTATCGTGCTTGTACTGGGTGGTAATCCCTTACACCAGTCTTGAATAACATGGTAAAGGCTCGTCCAAGTCTTGATCGGCTGCTGGACTGATAAATATCGCCCATACCATACTGATCCAGGCAGTAAAGAGTTCCTTGGTGCCAATCACAAATGCCTCAATCTTGTCTGGTTAATATGATTGTATATTATTCATTACTTTCCCACTAGTTGGTATGCCATGCTTGTTGATGCTGATTTCTTTATCCTTCTTTGTCATTGGGATTTCTAAAGATATATTATCGTGTTTTTGGATTCAGTTGTCTTTTCTTATTCATTCCTTTTCTCTACTTGAAAGATCTTAGAAAAAGATTTGGATTCGATTTGGTTAGGTTTTGTCCGAAAGAAATCATTGCTACTGTGTACTTCTCAATGCACATGGTGGACCAGCTTTTCCAACAGATGAGGATCTCCCAGAGTGCAACTCTAGTAGGCCTGTAAATGTACACAAGGTTGTGGAGGAAGCCAAGCCATCTAAGGTTTAGTTGTTTAATAGTCTAATTCTGTTGCAATATAGTATCCCTCATTCTGTATGTAGTGTTTCGTGGCTGCATGTGGTGATCATTATTGTTTCTGTTGATATTCATTTAAATTTGATTTGTGAATTTCATGCTCTGAGTGAAGCATGCTGACCATGTCATACCATGGCAGCAAGGCACTAACATTTGCATGACCACATGACATAAAGGTGCCTGTGTTTAATATTAGGTTTGTCCATAAGCATACTACCAACACTGGCATGATATTATTCAGCATGGTGGGACACTGttttattcttttgatgcaaaataGAGCATGCCCCATATGATGCACTCAAAATTTCTATTTAGTCGTGAACTGAAGTAAGTTAGCATTAAAGATTCTTTCTGTCAGTTATATAAGTTTATTTACTGCATATTTGAATCtgcaaatatttaaaataaagatTTTGATCCTTTGATCTATCATGTGGTTGGAAAAAGTAGAATGGTTTTTAATGTTGTTATAGCAACTTATGGAACCAACACAAGATCTGGCTTGTGGACACAATATTAGCAATATTCATTACAAAGCACTCCTCATTGCATGGATTCTTTTTTAATGTTGTCAAGTCGCTTATAGAATCAGAAAGCGATGGAGTTGTGGCACAACTTTGCAATATACATTGCAAATACAAACTACAAAGTGCTTCTCATTGCATTGATTTTAAATAAGGATTTGTATGCTACATATTG contains the following coding sequences:
- the LOC135585114 gene encoding uncharacterized protein LOC135585114 isoform X2, translating into MAGEKPISISSGFSDGEAPSRCELLSMVKKHSNLLGDSVHDEQDASDVVMDNEFWHEVLDLYFIRGRVSKGREEDDLVFFVRKMNLHGYGYSDDVEDGSPFFVRRWAPRLEKVVGEDSACVDWRRSFYLNLIAHTSYTVTVAICSKQDLEQRQSGQDISLSPIYKVVKTVYASPSRVDFQLDHKKAAETLPAYPNICFSVDDFDDTFDAVVLSERNHCYCVLLNAHGGPAFPTDEDLPECNSSRPVNVHKLTLFSGFVSYQMVREAYDAGKSRFGSLLSMGHGHTKTDKIYMRGPGGRGEVEVAVSGIADQSHQNAALSSAVHLSRKGSGIDLGTIVHRAASAASVLAKHAYAATSPNRQSDGELLPLKCCLMSISLPWEYIAHDLLFKVSPPVDM
- the LOC135585114 gene encoding uncharacterized protein LOC135585114 isoform X1 gives rise to the protein MAGEKPISISSGFSDGEAPSRCELLSMVKKHSNLLGDSVHDEQDASDVVMDNEFWHEVLDLYFIRGRVSKGREEDDLVFFVRKMNLHGYGYSDDVEDGSPFFVRRWAPRLEKVVGEDSACVDWRRSFYLNLIAHTSYTVTVAICSKQDLEQRQSGQDISLSPIYKVVKTVYASPSRVDFQLDHKKAAETLPAYPNICFSVDDFDDTFDAVVLSERNHCYCVLLNAHGGPAFPTDEDLPECNSSRPVNVHKVVEEAKPSKLTLFSGFVSYQMVREAYDAGKSRFGSLLSMGHGHTKTDKIYMRGPGGRGEVEVAVSGIADQSHQNAALSSAVHLSRKGSGIDLGTIVHRAASAASVLAKHAYAATSPNRQSDGELLPLKCCLMSISLPWEYIAHDLLFKVSPPVDM
- the LOC135585114 gene encoding uncharacterized protein LOC135585114 isoform X3 → MDNEFWHEVLDLYFIRGRVSKGREEDDLVFFVRKMNLHGYGYSDDVEDGSPFFVRRWAPRLEKVVGEDSACVDWRRSFYLNLIAHTSYTVTVAICSKQDLEQRQSGQDISLSPIYKVVKTVYASPSRVDFQLDHKKAAETLPAYPNICFSVDDFDDTFDAVVLSERNHCYCVLLNAHGGPAFPTDEDLPECNSSRPVNVHKVVEEAKPSKLTLFSGFVSYQMVREAYDAGKSRFGSLLSMGHGHTKTDKIYMRGPGGRGEVEVAVSGIADQSHQNAALSSAVHLSRKGSGIDLGTIVHRAASAASVLAKHAYAATSPNRQSDGELLPLKCCLMSISLPWEYIAHDLLFKVSPPVDM